From one Peptoniphilaceae bacterium AMB_02 genomic stretch:
- a CDS encoding GNAT family acetyltransferase encodes MIVYRCANAEDLEGIKELQQKYHVSTIKEEYKKDGFVTTLFTDEQFLALIEKENGLVIALDGDKIISYAMSASWEYWSEWPLFRHMIQDLPNTEYLGQRLSTENSYQYGPVCIDMEYRGRGVLENIFEYSRRLMVKRYPILITFINQINPRSLKAHTDKVGLDLIKTFDFNDNHYYELGYDMNKPVKGASLE; translated from the coding sequence ATGATTGTATACCGATGTGCAAATGCTGAAGATTTAGAAGGAATCAAAGAATTACAACAAAAGTACCATGTTTCTACAATTAAAGAAGAATACAAAAAAGATGGATTCGTGACAACATTATTTACTGATGAACAATTCTTGGCCTTAATAGAAAAGGAGAATGGACTTGTAATTGCACTTGATGGAGATAAAATAATTTCATATGCAATGTCGGCCTCATGGGAATATTGGAGTGAGTGGCCACTGTTTAGACATATGATTCAGGACCTCCCAAATACAGAGTATTTAGGACAGAGACTTTCTACAGAAAACTCCTACCAGTATGGACCTGTATGTATCGATATGGAGTATAGAGGACGTGGAGTTCTAGAAAATATATTTGAATATTCCAGAAGGCTTATGGTTAAAAGATATCCGATTCTCATTACTTTTATAAATCAAATAAACCCAAGATCCTTAAAAGCACATACTGATAAAGTAGGACTTGATTTGATTAAGACTTTTGACTTTAATGACAATCACTACTATGAACTAGGTTATGACATGAATAAGCCCGTTAAAGGCGCAAGTTTAGAGTAG
- a CDS encoding nuclear transport factor 2 family protein produces the protein MYHSIVKRNLLNSFAALNRGDYEFITKQFRDNNVSHWFSGEDHPLSGLRTSKASILEWYARLSRLMPDLRFEIEKISISGFPWHTTAMLEWTDYLTDRKGNSYSNRGVHVITIAWGKVISLEVFCDTEYLRGYFNALAEQGVDEASAKPIA, from the coding sequence ATGTATCATTCTATAGTAAAGCGTAATTTATTGAATTCATTTGCAGCACTTAATCGTGGAGATTATGAGTTTATAACCAAACAGTTTAGAGATAATAATGTAAGCCATTGGTTTTCAGGAGAAGATCATCCCCTTTCCGGGTTGAGGACAAGTAAAGCCTCCATCTTGGAATGGTATGCAAGACTATCAAGGCTTATGCCGGACTTAAGATTTGAGATAGAAAAAATTTCTATTAGCGGATTTCCTTGGCATACTACAGCTATGCTTGAATGGACTGATTATCTTACTGATAGAAAGGGCAATTCTTATTCAAATAGAGGCGTTCATGTAATTACAATAGCTTGGGGCAAGGTTATATCCTTGGAAGTTTTTTGTGATACAGAGTATCTTCGCGGCTATTTTAATGCACTTGCAGAACAGGGAGTCGATGAAGCTTCAGCAAAACCTATTGCATAA